In Trichocoleus desertorum NBK24, the following are encoded in one genomic region:
- a CDS encoding TIGR01777 family oxidoreductase gives MKVAIAGATGFVGSRLVERLQAEGHQIVVFSRSRERAERLFPRTVFSDVEIVPYNPTIPGDWQQAVAGCDGVVNLAGEAIADGRWTESRKQEILSSRQLATQNIVAAINRANPKPAVLVNASAVGYYGTSETAAFDETSAAGQDFLAQVCQTWETEAQKVKDSGTRLVIVRIGIVLGMGGALAKMLPPFKLFAGGPIGSGRQWFSWIHREDLVSLILQALTQTDLQGVYNGTAPNPVRMAEFCHVLGEVLNRPSWLPVPDFALEALLGDGAKVVLEGQQVLPKHTLANGLQYQYPTVKQALSEILATS, from the coding sequence ATGAAAGTCGCGATCGCAGGTGCAACAGGTTTTGTCGGCAGTCGTTTAGTCGAGCGGTTACAGGCGGAAGGCCATCAAATCGTCGTGTTTAGCCGTAGTCGTGAGCGCGCTGAGCGGTTGTTTCCTCGCACCGTTTTCTCAGACGTAGAGATTGTTCCTTATAACCCTACGATTCCTGGCGATTGGCAGCAGGCAGTTGCAGGTTGTGACGGCGTGGTGAATTTGGCAGGAGAAGCGATCGCAGACGGCAGATGGACTGAATCCCGTAAACAAGAGATTTTGAGCAGTCGCCAACTCGCCACCCAAAACATCGTGGCAGCGATCAACCGAGCCAACCCAAAACCTGCCGTGCTAGTCAACGCTTCAGCAGTGGGCTACTACGGCACCAGTGAAACCGCTGCTTTTGACGAAACCAGTGCTGCGGGTCAAGATTTCCTGGCTCAAGTCTGCCAAACCTGGGAAACCGAAGCGCAGAAAGTCAAAGACAGTGGCACCCGCTTGGTAATTGTGCGAATTGGGATTGTTCTAGGGATGGGCGGTGCATTGGCTAAGATGCTGCCTCCGTTCAAGCTATTCGCAGGTGGGCCGATTGGGAGTGGTCGGCAATGGTTTTCTTGGATTCATCGCGAAGATTTGGTCAGTCTAATTCTGCAAGCGCTGACCCAAACCGACCTGCAAGGGGTGTATAACGGTACCGCTCCTAATCCAGTCCGCATGGCTGAGTTTTGTCACGTGTTGGGCGAGGTGCTGAATCGTCCTTCCTGGTTGCCAGTCCCTGATTTTGCTTTAGAAGCTTTGCTGGGAGATGGGGCTAAGGTCGTCCTAGAAGGCCAGCAGGTATTGCCAAAGCACACCCTCGCCAATGGCTTGCAATATCAATACCCTACGGTAAAGCAAGCGCTCTCAGAAATTTTGGCAACTAGCTAA
- a CDS encoding HEAT repeat domain-containing protein: MPSEDALLEFQYQLLRLTGSDRAIALIHSVIQATTSQALEPKFAVEAAQNIAITGEPIDSEAAVAELLSTLAHPNVEVQSWAAWALSQIGGETVVAGLLAALQHESIAVQGWAVWALGQIGTEAAITGLLQALQAPEAAVRWKAAAALGKTKQPHVRDSLLQAMADPDPYVRERVVLALRHFADDVVVERLLWALYDSKPSVRSQAVVALGAIATETAIAKLLDSLEHPDPKVRDHIIWTLGEIGSDAVIPGLLQGIQDVNRQIQKRSAQMLVALETPTAIAALQRSLQNDDATVREFVAEVLQRQATDISESGLEVQLSAQNQHPDLPPLIITSQAEVSRYIANPALAGEVKYLISIGSPGAKPPRELHQVAQRLRLEFDDIDAPFDDPEYTLATAEHLHQVVQFAKAIAQDQSKWDGTLLVHCQAGISRSAAIALAVCASLLGAGREAEALAYVLAVRPKARPNAWIVTLADAILERDGKLVQAFQQAKPNLGLW, translated from the coding sequence ATGCCCTCAGAAGATGCCCTTTTGGAGTTTCAGTATCAACTGCTGAGACTCACAGGTTCCGATCGGGCGATCGCGCTCATACACTCTGTGATTCAGGCAACGACCTCTCAGGCATTAGAGCCAAAATTCGCAGTAGAGGCAGCTCAAAATATTGCCATCACTGGCGAACCAATCGATAGTGAAGCGGCAGTAGCTGAGTTGCTATCCACCTTGGCTCATCCCAACGTAGAGGTGCAAAGCTGGGCAGCTTGGGCTTTAAGTCAAATCGGTGGTGAAACCGTAGTCGCGGGCCTCTTGGCAGCACTCCAGCATGAATCTATAGCTGTGCAGGGCTGGGCAGTTTGGGCACTGGGCCAAATTGGTACAGAGGCAGCGATAACAGGTTTACTCCAAGCGCTACAAGCTCCAGAGGCAGCGGTGCGGTGGAAGGCGGCGGCAGCTCTAGGAAAAACGAAGCAGCCTCATGTTAGGGATAGTTTGCTGCAAGCAATGGCTGACCCTGACCCTTACGTACGGGAGCGAGTCGTTTTAGCGCTGAGGCATTTTGCTGATGATGTCGTGGTGGAAAGACTGCTCTGGGCACTTTACGATTCAAAACCCTCGGTGCGATCGCAAGCTGTTGTTGCTTTAGGAGCGATCGCCACCGAAACTGCAATTGCAAAGCTACTCGATTCACTAGAACATCCCGATCCGAAGGTGCGTGACCACATTATTTGGACGTTGGGCGAGATCGGCAGCGATGCTGTGATCCCTGGCTTGTTGCAAGGGATTCAAGATGTCAATAGACAGATTCAGAAGCGATCGGCCCAGATGTTAGTGGCTCTAGAGACACCAACGGCGATCGCAGCACTCCAGCGCTCGCTCCAGAATGACGATGCGACAGTGCGAGAGTTTGTGGCTGAAGTTTTACAACGCCAAGCGACAGACATTTCGGAGTCTGGTTTGGAAGTGCAACTCAGTGCACAAAATCAGCATCCCGATCTGCCACCCCTAATCATCACTTCGCAAGCAGAAGTCAGCCGCTATATTGCCAACCCTGCCTTAGCTGGAGAAGTGAAGTACCTGATTTCCATTGGCAGCCCTGGCGCGAAACCACCCAGAGAGTTACACCAAGTGGCTCAGCGCTTGCGGTTAGAGTTTGATGATATTGACGCACCGTTTGACGATCCAGAATATACACTGGCTACCGCAGAACACCTTCACCAAGTCGTGCAGTTTGCAAAAGCGATCGCCCAAGACCAAAGCAAATGGGACGGGACGTTGCTGGTACATTGTCAGGCTGGGATCAGTCGGTCGGCGGCGATCGCCCTAGCCGTTTGTGCTTCCTTACTGGGCGCGGGACGAGAAGCAGAAGCCTTAGCGTACGTCCTGGCAGTAAGGCCCAAAGCTCGACCCAATGCTTGGATCGTGACGCTAGCCGATGCCATTCTGGAGCGAGATGGGAAATTAGTACAGGCGTTTCAGCAAGCTAAGCCCAATCTGGGGCTTTGGTAG
- the pcrA gene encoding DNA helicase PcrA, with translation MTATTDFLGHLNPSQRQAVEHFCGPLLVVAGAGSGKTRALTYRIANLVLTHRVDPENILAVTFTNKAAKEMKERIERLFAERQALDEFSKPFHLLAPYEQKQLRSRVYKGITKELWIGTFHALCCRILRFDIDKYQDSNGRQWTKNFSIFDESDAQSLVKDIVQNKLNLDDKKFDPRSVRYAISNAKNEGLSPQELEQQQPNFRGRVIANVYSCYQDALAANNALDFDDLILLPVKLFQQNEQVLAHWHKRFRHILVDEYQDTNRTQYDLVRLLVTNGADSRDFKSWDYRSIFVVGDADQSIYSFRKADFKILMGFQDDFGDRLPDDDTRTMVKLEENYRSTENILQAANELIENNTERIDKVLKPTRGSGETIFCHRSDDETAEAEFVIQQIRTLERQNPELNWGCFAILYRTNAQSRAFEESLVRWGVPYKVVGGLKFYDRKEIKDVLAYLRAIANPADTLSLLRVINTPRRGVGKTTIDSLTNAAQQLGVTLWDILKDETSVKTLAGRSAKGVLNFANIIQTWQDKLETIPATEIVQGVLEDSGYIQDLHNQGTDEALDRVQNVQELYNAVRQFEEDNEDKSLSGFLASASLASDLDDLKEDDARVSLMTLHSSKGLEFPVVFLVGLEQGLFPNFRSLEDPTALEEERRLCYVGITRAQERLFISHARERRLYGSREPASPSLFLAELPRELLTSNVSTAIPTRMTQGIATAKRQGAAVGSARPNSHEDDWTVGDRIVHKAFGVGQVTHIFGKGDKICLAIKFPGLGQKIIDPKVTALQRVE, from the coding sequence ATGACTGCCACCACTGACTTTCTCGGCCATCTCAACCCTTCGCAAAGACAAGCCGTGGAACATTTCTGCGGGCCGCTGTTGGTGGTAGCGGGAGCAGGATCAGGCAAGACTCGTGCCTTGACCTACCGGATCGCCAATTTGGTGCTGACCCACCGAGTAGACCCAGAAAACATCTTGGCAGTGACGTTTACCAACAAAGCCGCCAAGGAAATGAAAGAGCGGATTGAGCGCTTGTTTGCCGAGCGGCAAGCTCTGGATGAATTTAGCAAGCCCTTTCATTTACTCGCGCCCTACGAACAGAAGCAATTGCGATCGCGGGTTTACAAAGGCATCACCAAAGAATTGTGGATTGGCACCTTCCACGCTCTCTGTTGCCGCATTTTGCGATTCGACATTGATAAGTATCAAGACAGCAATGGTCGTCAGTGGACAAAGAACTTCTCGATCTTTGATGAATCGGACGCGCAGAGTTTGGTCAAGGATATTGTCCAAAACAAGTTGAACTTGGATGACAAAAAGTTCGACCCGCGATCGGTGCGCTACGCCATCAGCAACGCCAAAAACGAAGGGCTGTCCCCGCAAGAATTGGAGCAGCAGCAACCCAACTTTAGAGGCCGCGTCATTGCCAACGTCTATAGCTGCTATCAAGATGCTCTGGCCGCGAACAATGCTCTAGACTTTGATGACTTGATTTTGCTCCCCGTAAAACTGTTTCAGCAGAATGAGCAGGTGTTGGCTCATTGGCACAAGCGGTTTCGTCACATTTTGGTGGATGAATACCAGGACACTAACCGCACCCAGTACGACTTAGTCCGCTTACTAGTGACCAACGGTGCAGACTCCCGCGACTTTAAGAGTTGGGATTACCGTTCGATTTTTGTCGTGGGCGATGCCGACCAGTCGATCTATTCTTTCCGCAAAGCCGATTTCAAAATTTTGATGGGCTTCCAGGATGACTTCGGCGACCGCCTCCCCGATGACGATACCCGGACAATGGTGAAGCTAGAGGAGAATTACCGCTCCACCGAAAATATTCTCCAGGCTGCGAACGAACTGATCGAGAACAACACCGAGCGCATCGACAAAGTCCTGAAGCCAACTCGCGGTAGTGGCGAAACCATCTTCTGCCATCGCTCTGATGATGAAACCGCTGAAGCCGAGTTCGTCATCCAACAAATTCGCACTTTGGAACGTCAGAACCCCGAACTCAACTGGGGCTGTTTTGCCATTCTCTACCGCACCAATGCTCAGTCTCGCGCTTTTGAGGAATCGTTGGTGCGTTGGGGTGTGCCTTACAAAGTGGTGGGTGGCCTCAAGTTCTACGATCGCAAAGAAATTAAAGATGTCTTGGCCTACCTGAGAGCGATCGCCAATCCAGCAGATACCCTGAGCTTGTTGCGCGTGATCAACACCCCCCGACGGGGAGTGGGCAAAACCACAATTGACTCATTGACCAATGCGGCTCAACAACTGGGGGTCACACTGTGGGATATTTTGAAAGATGAAACGTCAGTCAAAACCCTGGCGGGGCGCTCTGCTAAAGGCGTGCTCAACTTTGCCAACATCATCCAAACCTGGCAAGACAAGTTAGAAACAATTCCCGCTACAGAGATTGTGCAAGGCGTATTAGAAGACTCTGGCTATATTCAAGACTTGCACAACCAAGGCACCGATGAAGCCCTCGATCGCGTGCAAAACGTCCAAGAGCTTTACAACGCGGTGCGGCAATTTGAGGAAGATAACGAAGACAAAAGCTTATCAGGTTTCCTCGCCAGTGCCTCTCTCGCCTCCGACCTGGATGACCTGAAAGAAGATGACGCTCGCGTTTCGCTGATGACACTGCACTCCTCAAAGGGATTGGAGTTTCCGGTCGTGTTTCTAGTGGGCTTAGAGCAAGGCTTGTTCCCCAACTTCCGATCGCTCGAAGACCCTACTGCTCTGGAAGAAGAACGTCGGCTTTGTTACGTTGGCATTACCCGCGCCCAAGAGCGGTTATTCATTAGCCATGCTCGTGAGCGTCGCCTTTACGGTTCTCGTGAGCCTGCTAGTCCCTCGCTATTTTTAGCGGAGTTACCTAGAGAGTTACTCACCAGTAACGTCTCTACGGCCATCCCCACGCGGATGACTCAGGGAATTGCGACTGCCAAGCGCCAAGGTGCTGCTGTCGGCTCCGCTCGGCCCAATAGCCATGAAGATGACTGGACTGTGGGCGATCGCATTGTGCATAAAGCTTTTGGGGTAGGACAGGTAACGCATATTTTTGGCAAGGGTGACAAAATTTGCCTCGCCATTAAGTTTCCAGGCTTAGGTCAGAAAATTATTGACCCTAAGGTCACGGCATTGCAGCGCGTAGAATAA
- a CDS encoding DUF2834 domain-containing protein: protein MLRKVGLWLLWIGFIAYAVFLAPPWQPDMGRLQNLLAGNWTDINAVVLAIFSLIGMWVAIYSCLMFADGRMQKLPAWPFILGSLGTGVLGLIPYLASREPNQHFSGTKDSWLKFWDSRRTAWLISLSTIAFVAYGTLLGDWAGFVQEFQTSRFIHMMSLACCLFGLLFPTLLGDDMARRGLKDARLFWTVALIPLFGPLAYLCFRPALPEA, encoded by the coding sequence ATGCTCAGGAAAGTGGGATTGTGGCTACTTTGGATTGGCTTCATTGCTTACGCTGTCTTCCTGGCTCCTCCGTGGCAACCTGATATGGGTCGGTTGCAAAATTTATTGGCAGGGAACTGGACTGACATCAATGCAGTGGTGCTAGCGATCTTTAGTCTGATCGGTATGTGGGTAGCGATCTATAGTTGCCTCATGTTTGCCGATGGCCGCATGCAAAAGCTTCCCGCTTGGCCGTTTATTTTAGGTTCGCTAGGGACAGGTGTGCTGGGCTTGATTCCTTATTTAGCGTCTCGTGAGCCGAACCAACATTTTTCTGGGACGAAGGATAGTTGGCTGAAGTTTTGGGATTCCCGCCGCACCGCATGGCTGATTAGCCTCAGCACGATCGCCTTTGTCGCCTACGGCACTTTATTGGGTGATTGGGCTGGCTTTGTGCAAGAGTTTCAAACCAGTCGCTTTATTCATATGATGAGTTTGGCCTGTTGTCTATTTGGTTTGTTGTTTCCGACCTTACTAGGAGATGACATGGCGCGTCGGGGACTGAAGGATGCGCGGCTATTTTGGACTGTGGCTTTGATTCCGTTGTTTGGGCCACTGGCTTACCTGTGTTTCCGCCCAGCCCTACCAGAAGCTTGA
- the folK gene encoding 2-amino-4-hydroxy-6-hydroxymethyldihydropteridine diphosphokinase, translating to MPRPISPNRSPEESLRCAAIALGSNLGDSQQTLESALVALDQTPEITWQARSHWYVTAPVGPLQPDFLNGCALLLTTLTPQALLATLLEIEQQFGRVRQERWGPRSLDLDLLLFDDLILETNSLTLPHPHMTERAFVLVPLAEIAPDWVEPVSGKAIADLVQAVDCSGVRRL from the coding sequence ATGCCACGACCCATTTCTCCCAATCGCTCTCCTGAGGAATCACTTCGTTGCGCCGCGATCGCTTTGGGCAGTAACTTAGGAGACTCGCAGCAAACTTTAGAATCGGCATTGGTGGCGCTAGATCAAACACCCGAAATTACTTGGCAAGCGCGATCGCACTGGTACGTTACGGCTCCGGTTGGCCCGCTACAACCAGATTTCTTAAATGGCTGTGCTCTGCTCTTAACCACGCTGACACCGCAAGCTTTACTGGCAACTTTATTAGAGATAGAACAGCAATTTGGCCGAGTCAGGCAGGAACGATGGGGGCCGCGATCGCTCGATCTCGATTTGTTGCTGTTTGATGATCTGATTTTGGAGACTAACAGTCTCACCCTGCCACATCCTCACATGACCGAAAGAGCCTTTGTGCTAGTACCTCTCGCTGAAATCGCTCCAGATTGGGTGGAGCCAGTTTCTGGAAAAGCGATCGCAGACTTGGTTCAGGCGGTAGACTGTTCGGGAGTGCGCCGATTGTGA
- a CDS encoding NUDIX hydrolase, giving the protein MGFGSEPPQLLKQRLFYRGRKFNFEVNTLRLPNKAVGDWECVRHPGGALAVPVTPDGKLILLRQYRFALKGRILEFPAGTIEPDEDPAETIRREIEEETGYRARSWRKLGQFSLAPGYSDEIIYAFLAQDLEKLETPPAQDVDEDIELVLMTPEELEQAILAGQPVDAKSISSFFLARPFLT; this is encoded by the coding sequence ATGGGTTTTGGTTCCGAACCCCCACAACTATTAAAGCAACGTCTCTTTTACCGAGGCCGCAAGTTTAATTTTGAAGTTAATACTTTGCGTCTCCCCAACAAAGCAGTGGGAGATTGGGAATGTGTGCGGCATCCCGGTGGAGCACTGGCGGTACCTGTGACCCCGGATGGCAAACTCATTTTGTTGCGGCAATATCGCTTTGCCTTAAAGGGACGGATTCTAGAGTTTCCGGCGGGCACCATTGAGCCTGACGAAGATCCAGCGGAAACCATTCGGCGAGAAATTGAGGAAGAAACTGGGTATCGCGCCCGTAGTTGGCGGAAGCTAGGACAATTTTCTCTAGCTCCGGGCTATTCAGATGAGATTATCTACGCTTTTCTGGCTCAAGATCTGGAAAAGTTAGAAACGCCACCTGCCCAAGATGTCGATGAAGACATTGAACTGGTCTTGATGACTCCTGAAGAATTGGAGCAGGCCATTTTAGCGGGACAACCTGTTGATGCTAAGTCTATTTCTAGTTTTTTCCTAGCCCGCCCTTTTCTAACCTAG
- a CDS encoding FAD-binding domain-containing protein, with translation MSDLVLFWHRRDLRITDNIGLAQARQQSPKVVGVFCLDPNILQRHDVAPARVTYMIGSLQELQQSYAQAGSELLILQADPHVGIPALATALNAQAVFWNWDVEPYARQRDRAVLESLHEKGIKAVNFWDQLLHAPEEIRSGSGNPYTVYTPYWRNWNSRPKAEPAATLQGAMGLTPAEQAAAQQAGAIALPTAKDLGFVWEHELVLSPGEKAAQERLDGFCDRALSGYAEQRNFPAEDGTSQLSAALKFGVIGVRHVWAATTGVMEQARSDEARDGVQTWRQELAWREFYQHVLYSFPELADGPYRQPLKDFPWQNNDDHLQAWCEGRTGYPMVDAAMRQMNETGWMHNRCRMIVANFLVKDLIINWQEGEKYFMQKLFDGDLSANNGGWQWSASSGMDPKPLRIFNPASQAKKFDPDATYIRHWLPELRSIDTEDLLSGKILPLERDRCGYPAPIVDHNQQQKLFKQLYQQQRAGVGVVE, from the coding sequence ATGTCTGATCTAGTTTTGTTTTGGCACCGTCGTGATCTGCGCATCACAGACAATATTGGCTTGGCTCAAGCGCGTCAGCAAAGCCCCAAAGTGGTAGGCGTGTTTTGCCTTGACCCCAATATTTTGCAGCGCCATGATGTTGCTCCTGCCAGAGTTACGTATATGATCGGCAGCTTGCAAGAATTGCAACAGAGCTATGCCCAAGCGGGAAGTGAGTTGTTGATTTTACAGGCTGATCCTCATGTGGGTATTCCTGCTTTAGCAACAGCCCTCAATGCTCAGGCAGTATTTTGGAATTGGGATGTGGAGCCTTATGCCCGCCAACGCGATCGCGCCGTTTTAGAATCGCTGCACGAAAAAGGGATTAAAGCAGTTAATTTCTGGGATCAACTCCTCCATGCACCGGAGGAGATTCGTTCGGGTTCAGGTAATCCTTACACGGTCTACACGCCTTACTGGAGAAACTGGAATAGCCGCCCCAAAGCTGAACCCGCAGCCACTCTACAAGGTGCAATGGGTTTAACGCCCGCCGAGCAAGCAGCGGCGCAACAAGCAGGCGCGATCGCTCTGCCTACGGCTAAAGATTTAGGGTTTGTTTGGGAACACGAACTGGTTTTATCGCCTGGAGAAAAAGCGGCCCAAGAGCGGCTAGACGGGTTTTGCGATCGCGCTTTGTCTGGTTATGCTGAGCAGCGCAACTTCCCGGCAGAAGATGGCACCTCTCAACTCAGCGCGGCCCTGAAGTTTGGCGTAATTGGCGTGCGTCATGTGTGGGCTGCAACGACAGGAGTAATGGAGCAAGCCCGCAGCGATGAAGCTAGGGACGGGGTACAAACTTGGCGGCAAGAACTGGCATGGCGCGAGTTTTACCAGCATGTCTTGTACTCTTTTCCAGAACTAGCGGATGGCCCTTACCGCCAACCACTCAAAGATTTTCCTTGGCAAAATAATGACGACCATTTGCAAGCTTGGTGCGAAGGCAGAACAGGCTACCCAATGGTGGATGCAGCCATGCGCCAAATGAACGAAACAGGCTGGATGCACAATCGTTGCCGCATGATCGTGGCTAATTTCTTGGTCAAAGACCTCATCATCAATTGGCAAGAAGGTGAGAAGTACTTCATGCAAAAACTATTTGATGGCGATCTTTCCGCTAATAACGGCGGTTGGCAATGGAGCGCCTCTAGCGGCATGGACCCCAAACCGCTACGAATTTTTAACCCTGCTAGCCAAGCCAAGAAATTCGACCCGGATGCTACCTATATCCGTCATTGGCTACCAGAACTCAGAAGCATTGACACAGAAGACTTGCTCAGTGGTAAAATTTTGCCCCTAGAGCGCGATCGCTGTGGTTATCCCGCCCCAATTGTGGACCACAACCAGCAGCAAAAATTATTCAAGCAACTCTACCAACAACAAAGAGCGGGAGTTGGCGTTGTTGAGTAA
- the uvsE gene encoding UV DNA damage repair endonuclease UvsE: MSPQLATHTVPELGLVCITSSNQVRYRAMTRKRLLQLELPEQERALRELYADNLRRFNLALDFCVEQGIRLYRLTSALFPFADEAIGEAILLEFQEVLRETGDRAQALEIRVVIHPDQFVVLSSDKPDVIDNSIKILRAQARTFDLLGLPRSPWAMMEIHGGKGDRAERLVQVIRDLPDGIRCRLALENDEYAYSAEEIWAVCHEAGVPMVFDAHHHVIHEKLESYEHPSVAEMVLAARTTWPVPEWQLVHISNGCDTFADPHHSDLITVMPSSYREVPWIEVEAKLKEQAIAKLREEWLIPSPVASRAR; encoded by the coding sequence ATGAGTCCACAGCTAGCCACTCACACCGTGCCTGAATTGGGATTGGTTTGCATTACCTCGTCCAATCAGGTGCGCTATCGGGCCATGACCCGGAAGCGGTTGTTGCAGCTAGAGTTACCGGAGCAAGAGCGAGCGCTACGTGAACTCTATGCCGACAACCTACGCCGCTTTAACTTGGCGCTAGACTTCTGTGTGGAGCAAGGGATTCGGCTCTATCGACTCACATCGGCTCTGTTTCCCTTTGCGGATGAAGCGATTGGTGAAGCAATTTTGTTGGAGTTTCAAGAGGTGCTGCGGGAGACAGGCGATCGCGCTCAGGCTCTAGAAATTCGCGTCGTGATCCATCCCGATCAGTTTGTCGTGCTCAGTTCCGACAAACCGGATGTGATCGATAACAGTATTAAAATCCTCCGTGCTCAAGCCCGAACTTTCGATTTGCTGGGCTTACCGCGATCGCCTTGGGCCATGATGGAAATTCATGGTGGTAAGGGCGATCGGGCCGAGCGGTTGGTGCAAGTGATCCGCGATTTACCCGATGGAATTCGTTGCCGTCTGGCGCTAGAAAACGACGAGTACGCCTACAGTGCCGAAGAAATTTGGGCGGTCTGTCATGAAGCTGGAGTGCCGATGGTGTTTGATGCTCACCATCATGTGATCCACGAAAAATTAGAGAGTTACGAGCACCCCAGCGTTGCGGAGATGGTGCTAGCAGCGCGTACTACTTGGCCTGTTCCAGAATGGCAACTCGTTCATATTTCAAACGGTTGTGACACCTTTGCGGACCCGCACCACAGCGACCTCATCACCGTTATGCCCAGCTCTTACCGCGAGGTGCCTTGGATTGAGGTAGAAGCCAAACTAAAAGAGCAAGCGATCGCCAAGCTCCGCGAAGAATGGCTAATTCCTTCCCCTGTAGCCAGTCGTGCCAGATAA
- a CDS encoding class I SAM-dependent methyltransferase, with the protein MSLFPLDKKQLFDRWAPSYDWLFPSVFYQAIHRRLLEYVQLGDRAEVLDLGCGTGRLLHRLTEQFPTLQSTGLDLSPEMLRQAQLRQPHYPQLTYIQGNAEQLPFAEAQFDAVFNTLSFLHYPQPEQVLAEVSRVLNPAGCFYLVDLTWQPWSDNQVFLITPGDIRLYSQQARKQLGQQAGLICQGHHYLLGLVMLTIFTKPKMPESNSVIC; encoded by the coding sequence ATGAGCCTTTTCCCACTAGATAAAAAGCAACTGTTCGATCGCTGGGCACCCAGTTATGACTGGCTGTTTCCTTCGGTGTTTTACCAGGCGATCCATCGGAGATTGTTGGAATATGTCCAGCTAGGCGATCGCGCTGAAGTCTTAGATTTAGGCTGTGGCACTGGGCGCTTACTGCATCGTTTAACCGAGCAGTTTCCCACCCTGCAAAGCACAGGGCTAGATCTGTCACCAGAAATGCTACGGCAAGCTCAACTGCGACAACCTCACTACCCCCAGCTCACCTATATTCAGGGTAATGCTGAGCAGTTACCTTTCGCTGAGGCACAGTTCGATGCTGTGTTTAACACCCTTAGCTTTTTGCACTATCCACAGCCAGAGCAGGTTTTAGCAGAAGTGAGCCGCGTCTTAAATCCAGCAGGTTGCTTCTACCTGGTTGATTTAACTTGGCAACCCTGGTCAGACAATCAGGTTTTCCTGATTACGCCGGGTGATATTCGGCTTTACAGCCAGCAAGCGCGCAAGCAGTTAGGACAGCAGGCAGGACTAATTTGCCAAGGCCATCACTATTTGCTCGGTCTTGTGATGTTGACGATCTTTACTAAACCGAAGATGCCTGAATCCAACTCTGTTATCTGTTAG